The stretch of DNA GCAGAACTCAAGTCCTGAGTGCAGTTTAATCCTCTGAAAAACAGGGTgccaaatatttacagatgagggCACCGAGGCTGAAGAGGTTCAGCCACCTGCCCAGAGACAGGCTGTGAACGAGAGAGCGGGAAGGCAGTGGTGATTGTGCTTTTAGCGCATCCTCCATGGAGAACTGGCCATGCAGTGAGAGAGTCCCTTTCCCCACAAAGGTCCCCAGCCCACAGACGACCATGGCACACGGCATGCTGCCTGGGGTCCCTGATGTCCACTCAGTCTTCTGGACCAGGTGCTCCCCCAAACCTGTCCAGACCTCCTTGGCCACTGACTGGAAAAGTGCCTGATGGATTAAGGGGTGCCTAGTGAGCGAGGCCCTGGGAAGGGGCACTGGTGGTGGTGGCATAGAGTGGGGCCAATGTGGTGGTGCTGCTTCGCATTTTGTCGGTGCCACTTGACAAGCTTGATGTGCAGACTTGAACCAATCCATCCGTCGCCTCGAGGGCGGAGGCAGTGGAAAGTGGCCCGGTGCCAGGAGGAGCgtggtggagagaaaggagaggtgcCAAGAGTGGCCCAGTGCTGCCCCCCTCCCTGCACTCAGGCTGGCCTCTCAACAACCACGGCTCCTTCCTTGGCACCCTGTCTGTTGTCTGCCAGGGGAACTCggccttaaaggaaaaaaaaagttctctccTTTTCCTCGGTGCATAATGGTATCTTCATGGCAGGACTTGGCAGACCACTGGTGGTGGGGTGCAGCTCAGGGCCCGTGTTCCCCCATGTGTCTTTTCACAGAGTGCCAAGGTGCCCCCAACTCAAGGATGCCAAGGTGGGAGTGACAGCTCCTAATCGTAGTCCCTCTGACCTCTTTCTGTCAATCAGGCTCTTCTCCCCAGTGTCCAGGCCATGCTGGGGGTAATCATAACTTGACTCCTGGAGTAGATGAGGGCCCAAGTCTGTCGAGGGAGACTCAAGCTCTCCTGTGCTTTCACTCAGACGCAAAGCCAGAGACCTCCACGCGGGGTGGCTGTTTTGTCTCTCCCAGAGCTGGGTGTTCAGCAGGCAGCCACCACAATTCCTGTCTGTTCTTCCAGAAACCAGACACTCTTGTCTCCTGGGCTGACCCCTTCTCTGGGCCACCTTCCCTATATCCCTCTCCGGCATCCTTGCCCCTTCTCTCCTCTACTGGAAAAAAGGATTAAAACCCAGAGCCAAGGTATAGCTTAGCAGCTTGCTCTGGAAACAGGTTGGTGCTTGTAAAGTGCTTTTCATGACTGACTTCACACATCTTGGCACTGCCAGAAGCATAGCCTGCCTGTGGAAGACCAggccggggtggggtggggtggtcatTGAGAAATAAGGGTGAATGCACATCTTATATATAGCAGCACAGCCTCTGCTCTGTTTGTCATCCAAATCACATCGTTTGCCCCCTTCACCGTGACCCACAGCCAAGGGTCAGGGAAGTCACTTTTGAAGAACTTTTCCTCAGTTGAAAAGAAAGACCTCATGTCTCCAACAATTTCCGTAGCTCTTTCTAAAAGTGGAGTGGGGTGAGGATGACTGCCTATCTGCCCCATCTATGTGTCCCTTACCCCCAAGATCCCCTTCGTCGGTTCTCCACCCCAGAGAGATGGGGGGAGGCGTCCTTCAGTGATGGGGGGTGTAAGCAGTCTGGCCTTTGCCCAGGATGTGGGCTGTTACTCTGGAGAAGGGCCTCGCGCCGGGCAGGGCCCTGGCTCGATGGCCCTTTCTGCGCAGCTCCATCTTTGGCCAGGAACCTGAAGAGTTAAAAGTCTTTAGCTCGTTGCAATGAAATTATGGCTGGCAGTGGCGCCGCTGTTTGTTCAACAGACCTCCACTTTTAAACAGTTCACAAAAAGTTCATGGGGCAGCTAAAGAttataagagagagagagtgtgtgtggggggtgtgtgtgtgtgtgtgtgtgtgtaggtgtagTCAGCAGGATCCAATACTGGGCCTCACCCCTCttcctctcacccccacccctgtgACACTGGACCATGCTCTGGGCCTCAGCCCTCCATCTGATCCTGTGCTGTTCAGAACACTTCATTCTGATGCAGGGTGTTATTTATCTGTGCAGTATTAATACTGAAAACCAGACGAGACCTGGAGCGGGGGAGAAGCTTTGAAAGCACTCTGTGATCCCAGGTTGTCTCTTCTAAACTCTGTCCACCTCACCCACTAAATTCAGGCTGCCCTTTCCAAAGAAAAACCCTTTCAAGGGAAGGGGGCTGCAGGCCCTGGGGGTGGGTGAAGGGCTCGGTAGGGTGATTGTGGCAACTGCCTTCCTATTTCCTCAGTCTGGTGCTCAGAGGCCCTTGTCCCCAGGTGACAACTAACAGAAGCTCTTAGGAGGCAGCTGGTGTAACTTTTGAAGACTGGAACACCAGACGATCGTGGCTTCAAGGGCACACACGCTTCTTCCCCTCATCCTGTTCTTAAGGGTTTGATAGAGGGACCCTTTGGTGTAAGGTCCGAATTTCATCGTGACACGCAGCCAGGGAATGGCACGGCATGGCCTCCCGTGGCAGCCATGTGCCCAGGACACTTGCACTGAGGAATGTTGCTCCACCTTCTAGATTGAGACCTGTCTTCCTTTTGTTAGAAGGGCTGGCAGGGGTTAGAGAGGGGACACACTGTTGAGTGAGCCTTCTCTCGTGGTGGCCTACCCCCAGTTTGATGTGCACGTTTGGAACACAGAAGAACGGCCTGTGGACCCCCTCAGAACCTTCCTCAATGCCTGCATCCGACTGAGTCTGTCTTTGGGGCGCTGTAGCCAGCCTCCTGGAAATGTCCCAGCTTGCCTGAAGAAAGGGACACTTTCTAGACAAATAACCTCTCCAGGATCCCACCAGGCTGGACACACAGGGAGATTGCTGTCTCTCTCCCAGCTTTATTGTTGAGCTCTAACTATGCATGGTGTGTGTCTGCACGCGTGGCTCTTGATTAACAGACGGTGTTCTATGTATAGGGGCTGATGAGGGATGCTGGTGGACAAAAGCCCGAGTTAGGACAAAGAAACCCAGAGGGATAACCTGGCTTTGGGATTGGGGTCTCCCAGGTGCTCCCCAGTCCTAGTGGCTCCCACCCAACCAACCTGGCAGTTAGCTCCCTGTGCGAAAGTGTAAAAGCAATCATTTGCATATTTTTCCCTGCTAACAAAGGAAATGTGTCGACTTAGGGAACATTTGGGCTTTCGGAAACTGTGGGTGGGTGTgtaagggaggagaaagaaaagttcCCCCATGAGCTGCACACCAGGGATTTCACACTCAGGTTTGGGTCCCGGTGTACAGAGGCTGTGGCTGGGGGGTGCCTGGACAAGGCAGCGTGCGAGCTGGGGGAATTGCCGAGGGCCATCGGTCCCAGGCATTAAAGGCTCCCCTACTTATTAACCCAGCATTTAACAGCAGGATATGGGCTGAAGCGCAGTCAAAAGAAACGGCTCAACCTCCAAAGAGCAATTAAAATCCTGCACGAGGATAAATCACGCGCCGTGATAATCCTGTTAATAAAATGCAGCTTGTCCTGACCCTTCACTCATGCAGCAAACTAGAATGTAatgtgggtgggggtggtgggcagagaAGGTAAGGAGGGGGGAAGGTgccgcctccccctccctccttcccagtgGATGGGAAATGGGTGGCTTTTGCCCGCTCCCCCAGTGCCAGCGGCTCGCTGCCGGAGCCCAACAGCCCAGGCTGCTAAGACTTCTGCGCTCGCTAATGATTTTTGTCCCCAGCGAGCAGGCGTCATTGAATTACTCAGCCGCCTCCCTCTGCAGCTCCCAGGCCAAACCACCCAGGCAAAACCACCCGGGTTTGGGGCTTAATCTAATCTAGGGCTCGGGTGGGGTGGCTTGCCAGCCCACTGACACTTTTTAATCCTCCACCTGTAAGTCGTGTACACCACAGCCCTGGAAATGAGTCGTGGTTTGGGCTGCCGCACTGGACTGCCGTGTCTTTTATTCCGCCCCCACCACCTCCGACCCGCTCTCCCCCATCCTTTCAGCCCCAAGAAGAATCAGTGTGGGGCTCCACGGGATCCCCCACCAGCCGCTTTTTATGCAAGTGTGTTCTCCAAAGGctgggaaaggggaagggagaatGGCAGGTGCAGGGTGCCATGTGCTGTACCTTGACTGATGGGGCCCCAAGGTGCTGGGCCGTCCACATCCCCGGCGCCTCCTGCTAGGGAAGTTCCATCCCCTTCCTTGAACCCCTGGGTCAGGCGTACTCCTTCACTTCCAGCCGTCTGTACAACGTCCAAGCAGGCTCTACCTTGCCGAGTGTGCATTCCACACTCCATATGAATTTGCCTAGAAAGAGGGTTTCTCTCATTCCCTGTTTGGCTCTTTTTCATTCAACctcctgggattttttttgttgttgttaaacagACTAGACGCTTGAAGAAAAGCTGCCATCCAAGAAGACGACATGCTTTCAGCAACCCCCCTGTATGGGAACGTTCACAGCTGGATGAACAGCGAGAGGGTCCGCATGTGTGGAATCAGTGACGACAGGTGAATGCGTGGGTCTGGCTGAGGCCTGGGGAGCATGCGGGTCCTTCCCTGGGGCTCCTAAGCAGAGCCCCCCTTCACCTCCTCACAGCCAGAGTGGGCCCaaaggggggtggtggggggagatcTCCTGCCTAGCTGGCAGCCCTTGATTTACAGTTTTAACAGGCAACCCGGCTCAGCGAAGCATTGCCGCCCTTTAAGAGATTAGCCCCTAAAGCGGCCTTTCAGTGCTCTTTCGTccttaatttattatttcatatttatgaagGAGAATTAATCCCAGTCTATATGCTGCTTTAACTCTAAATGTCAGGAGTGTGGGCCCAGGTGGATCGGCATTCGATGTGCTTTTAAAACAAATAGTTTGCTCAGTAATAAATGGGGCAAAAGCCACCCTTCATTTCATGGAAGCCCAGGGTTTCTCCAGATCCTCTGCCGCCTATTTGGCGAGGCCACCGGCTCCTGGTTTCAGTCACCCAACAGTTCTGTTATGCTTCCTAATCAGTAGTTTGGGAGTGTGGGGTAGGGGCAGCTAAGCAGTAGATAATTGAAGCTGCTCTTCGGGGTAATGATGAAACTTTGCTCTGCTGTTTGTCAGCGATTTTATCCTGGGGATTTGGAAGTTGGCACCAAGCACTTTCTTTATCGATGCTCTCTGATAACAAGTCTCAGGGCAGCCACAACAGCCTGGCACAGATGTGTGGCCTCTTCCTCTGGAGCGGCTAAcatttgtatatttgtgtgtatccCCCATCATTTTGATAAAGGCCGTCAAATATGGCTTCATTATCACCATGGAAACCAGTTTCATAGGACGTGGTGCCTAACTTTGGGGGAAAGTTTTGAGAACCTGTCCTCCTGGGTAACACAGAAATGGTTGACATGGCTGGCCCATAGACTTTAGCCTCCAGGTCTGCCCTTTTGGCTTTGGCCATTGTACCCACACGCCTGTCCTCCGGTGGAGCTTATAAGGGTCTGCTCGGACTGCAGGGCCCAGACAGCCCTGCCCAGCCTGTGTGGAGAAACAATCGTGAAGGAGACATAGTTGTGCAGAATTTCTACCTTACCCAACTCAGGGACATATTTGTGATTTCGCATCCCCGTTCCCTTGCCttgctttggtttttttcccaGTTTGATTAAATCACCATTTGGGGATAACTTTCAATATGGGCCATGGGGGAggaatttttggtttttttaagggCAGTTGGGAAAAAAGAGTTTTTAGAAACTGGCCTGTTCCGGGGTAATCTATGAAAGATACATTAAATGAGGAATGTTTTCATGAAGTTGGTATGTCCTTTTAAATAGGAAAATTCCCGTAAATGATGGTGACGCTTCAAAGGCCAGACTGGAACTAAGGGAAGAAAATCCCTTGAACCACAACGTGGTAAGAGATTAATGGCTTCTGTTGATGTGCTATCTGAGTATCAGTGATCTGTAATCAATCGTGCATTCATTTGCATACCATTAAAGGGCCTTTGGGGGGCTGCTGGAGAAAGCCTAGGCAGTGGGACAAGGCTTCACCCAGTTTCTTCCTGGCTTGCTTTCTTGGCTGCGCTTGCCATTTATGCCCTAATATCCTGGTGACTGGTGGGATCCGTACCACCTTTTCCTTGATAAGCTATGTGCCCCACCGGCGCTCCCAGCTGGATAAATTTCTAGCCTCCAAGTAGACCCTGAGGATTTACCTTCCCAGTAAAATATGAAACAGAGCCATCTTCAGACACCAGGGAGAAGAAGTCCAAAGACACAACTGCAGTTTGACCCATGGCCTCTTTATTGATTCGAAATGAGACAGCTCAAGTCTTCTGTTCCTTGCTGTCCCCCTGAAAGATTGGGGtttttttattatgttaaatAATGCCTCCACACATCTGGGAAAGCCCCAGTGAACatcaccccaccccatcctgacTGGACCCAGGGAGGGTGAGTCTGAGATCTGTACCCCACAAGGTCGGTGCTGAGAGCAGTGGAGTTGGTACCACCTCAGTTGCAGCGAAGAATTTTTGCTGAGAAGGTGGATTTTCCAGAGTTAATAGATGACTGAATTAATGCAAGGGCCTCAAGTCTAAAGGGATCATTTTATGTGCTTCCAGGATACTAGTCGGACAAAGGtgagaaggcaggcagaggagggtGCTGGATAAGGGGGGAGGGGGCCACGGACCTTGTGAAGCCTTGCTTTTTTAACCCTTTCCGCTCAGATCTTGAGGCTGATATCCTACTGAGCTAGTCTGTGGTTTCTCTTTGGGATGGGCTGCTTTGGAGGCACATCCTTGGTAACACCCATGTTCTTCTTGTATGAAGGTGGATGCAACCACGGCCCATCGGATCGATGGCCTGGCAGCGCTGAGCATGGACCGCACTGGCCTGATCCGGGAAGGACTGCGTGTTCCCGGAAACATCGTCTATTCTAGCTTGTGTGGACTGGGCTCAGAGAAAGGGCGGGAGGCTGCCACAACCACTCTAGGCAGTCTGGGGTTTTCTTCCGAAAGAACCCCAGAGATGCAGTTCAAACCGAATACACCCGAGACGGTGGAGGCCTCCGCTGTCTCTGGAAAGCCTCCGAATGGCTTCAGTGCTATATACAAAACACCACCAGGAATACAAAAAAGTGCTGTCCCCACGGCAGAAACTCTGGGCTTAGACAGGCCTGCCAGTGACAAACAGAGCCCGCTCAACATCAATGGTGCTAGTTACCTGCGGCTGCCCTGGGTCAATCCCTACATGGAGGGGGCCACGCCAGCCATCTACCCTTTCCTTGACTCGCCAAATAAGTATTCCCTGAACATGTACAAGGCCTTGCTACCTCAGCAGTCGTATGGCCTGGCCCAGCCGCTATATTCGCCAGTCTGCACCAACGGGGAGCGATTTCTCTACCTGCCGCCACCTCACTACGTCAGTCCCCACATCCCATCGTCCCTGGCTTCCCCCATGAGGCTCTCGACGCCTTCCGCTTCTCCAGCCATCCCGCCTCTGGTCCACTGCACAGACAAAAGCCTGCCCTGGAAGATGGGTGTTAGTCCTGGGAACCCGGTCGATTCTCACTCATACCCCCACATCCAGAACAGTAAACAGCCTAGGGTGCCCTCCGCCAAGGCGGTCACCAGCGGCCTGCCAGGGGACACGGCTCTCCTGTTGCCCCCCTCGCCTCGGCCTTCACCCCGAGTCCACCTTCCCTCCCAGCCTACTGCAGACACCTACTCTGAATTCCACAAGCACTATGCCCGGATCTccacctcaccctctgtcaccctgtCAAAGCCATACATGACGGTCAGCAGCGAGTTTCCTGCAGCCAGGCTCTGCAGCAGCAAGTATCCAAAGGCTCCAGAAGGAGCCGAAAGCGCCCAGCCAGTTCCTGGGCACACTCGGAAAACAGCGGGTCAGGACAGAAAGGATGGCAGCTCACCTCCTCTGTTGGAGAAGCAGACGGTTACCAAAGACGTCACCGATAAGCCACTAGACTTGTCTTCTAAAGTGGTGGATGTAGACACTTCCAAAGCTGACCACATGAAGAAGATGGCACCCACCGTCCTGGTTCACAGCAGAGCTGGAAGTGGCCTAGTGCTCTCCGGAAGTGAGATTCCGAAAGAAACACTATCTCCTCCAGGAAACGGCTGTGCTATCTATAGATCTGAGATCATTAGCACGGCTCCCTCGTCCTGGGTGGTGCCTGGGCCAAGTCCTAACGAAGAGAACAATGGCAAAGGCCTGCCGCTGAAGAACAAGGCCTTGGACTGGGCCCTCCCGCAGCAGCGCAGTTCTTCGTGTCCCCGCATGGGCGCCACCGACACCGTGGTCACTAATGTGTCCGGCTCAGTGTCCAGTGCCGGCCGCCCAGCCTCTGCATCTCCAGCCCCAAACGCCACTGCTGATGGCAGCAAGACCAGCAGGGGCTCCGTGGACACCACACCGTCTGTCATCCAGCACGTGGGCCAGCCCCCGACCACGCCTGCCAAGCACAGCGGCAGCACCGGCAGCAAGGGCGCCAAAGCCAGCAACCCAGAGCCAAGCTTCAAAGCAAATGAGAACGGGCTCCCACCAAGCTCGATATTTCTCTCTCCAAATGAGGCGTTCAGGTCCCCACCAATTCCCTACCCCAGGAGTTACCTCCCTTACCCAGCACCCGAAGGCATTGCCTTAAGTCCCCTCTCCTTGCATGGCAAAGGCCCTGTCTACCCTCACCCGGTGTTGTTGCCCAGCGGCAGTCTCTTTCCTGGGCACCTCGCCCCAAAGCCTGGACTGCCCTACGGGCTGCCCACAGGCCGGCCGGAGTTCGTGACCTACCAGGACGCGCTGGGGTTGGGCATGGTGCATCCCATGTTGATACCTCACACACCCATTGAGATCACTAAAGAGGAGAAACCAGAGAGGAGGTCCCGGTCCCATGAGAGGGCCCGCTACGAGGACCCAAGCCTCCGAAACAGGTTTTCCGAGATACTCGAAGCTAGTGGCACCAAGTTACATCCAGAAGTCACCACGGACAAGAACCTCAAGCCCAGCCCTAGCTGGAATCAAGGGAAGACCGTCGTTAAGAGTGACAAGCTTGTCTATGTAGACCTCCTCCGGGAAGAGCCCGACGCGAAGACTGAAGCCAACACATCCAAACCCGGCTTCACAGCTGAGAGTGTCGGCCAGAGCACTGAGCCCAGCAAACCCCCAGCTGAGCCGGCCCTGCAGCCCCACCGGGATTTCGTCACCCTCAGAGACGAGCTGGGGCGCATCAATGACTTCCACGACGCCTATGCTTTCAAACAGGCTCCAGGCCAGTCAGTTTTCAACTTAAGCAAGGAGAATGTTCCAGCTGGAACCAACAAGGAGAATCTGGCAATGCCGGTCTCCACTCCGTTCCTGGAGCCGACCCCGGGGAGCGATGGCCCTGCGGTCACTTTTGGGAAAACCCAAGAGGAACCCAAACCATTTTGCGTGGGCGGTGCCCCACCGAGCGTGGACGCCACCCCCACCTATACCAAAGATGGAGCCGATGAGGCAGAATCAACTGATGGCAAAGTTCTGAAACCAAAGCCATCTAAGCTGGCAAAGAGAATCGCCAACTCTGCTGGTTACGTGGGTGACCGGTTCAAGTGCGTCACTACCGAACTGTATGCCGATTCCAGTCAGCTCAGCCGGGAGCAGCGGGCATTGCAGGTGAGCCCCCCACCCAAATTGCAGGAGCCTGACCAgttgtcagtttttttttgttttgtttattttttttaatgttcaaagaGGAAGGGGGCGGGGGTACTAGAGCAGGACACCGGGCAGATTTGATTAATGAAGTTTATGATaatataattttttgaaatgtatCCAGTAAGGGAACATAAGTGGATTCTTGTGGATTTTAAGCAAACTCCACTTGAATGCTGATAACGGAAGTTTTAGAGGATGTCTAAAATACTGCATGACATTGACGTATCAATTGCTTTGATTTCTCTGCCGTTACTTTACTGTACGTTAACAAATAAATCTAACAGCACTGCTTAGAATGCCTTACGTGATACTTGGTGGAGGTGTGTAGCCGCCGCATGTCTGTGAGATTTGTGCAGTTTTTctttcaccaaaaaaagaaaaaacaacaaaaaaacctcgaTTAAAGGGATAGAGTATGTATTTAACTTGCTAGTGAATGATAGATGTTGTCTAGGAATTTCCTtaagatattttacttttaattaaaagcTAAATAAAGCCAAATTGTTTTgcaatgttaagaaaaaaattggtTTATGCTTATAAAAATGGATGAAGTTATCTAAATGATCCATTGAGTGCCCATTTTAATTACATAGATGGAAGGATTACAAGAGGACAGTATTTTATGTCTACCCGCTGCTTACTGTGAGGTCAgttcttcaaatttttattaCTAGAATCTTACATAAACTTTTTGAGTtaaatttcatttccaaatataCAAAGGGAAGTTTGTGGGCCATGGTCGTCTTTATTCATtgtgcatttgttttcttttctgttgtgttttttgttttgctttctttgcgttgtgtttgttttgttttatttaccttCGAAAGAGAATGTCTGTCTCTATGCCAGTGTATGTATGGCTCTACATACACACCGCATATATCTCTACACACATATGGCTTTATGAATACAGAGTGTGTGATTGCTTAACATATAGACACTCTTATATTTGtatcattaacttttaaaatatctcagtTGTATCATAAAGTGTGGTTGGTTTTGGGCAAACTTTTCTTGGAAAATACTTTCCTTTAAGGTAAGGCCAATGAAGTAGCTTTGATGGtaaggtgtttgtttttttttcatctccattCTCTTCCTAGCGTGCAATGATGCGCTTCTCAGAGTTGGAGATGAAAGAGCGAGAAGGTGGCCACCCCCCAACCAAGGACTCCGAGGTGTGCAAATTCAGCCCCACtgactgggaaaggttgaaaggaaGTCAGGACAAAAAGCCAAAGTCGGtcgccctggaggaggccattGCCGACCACAACAACAGTGAGAGATGTAAGTGAACCCCAGTGGCTTGTGTGTTGTGCCATGTTGGTGAGAACAGGGCGATTTGGCTGTTTTATACATGAGGCATGTGTGAGACATTGTTTCCTGGGATGTGTCTCCTTTTCCAGAGAAACACTGGTCCCGTAGTTAATGACAATGTAATATAATAGAGCAGAGGAATGGCGATGCAAGACCTCAAGCGCAGCAAATATTTTATAGCAGGTAGGGGTATGGGTTTTTGGTAGCAGTGGAATGAATGACACTTGCAGCCAGAGCCAGACCTTCCATAGCAATGGTCTCCTCTAGTAGGAAATGGAACGTCCTCGTCTTCTCCCTCCAAAAGCAGAAGTTTTGCTAAAATGGGATGAGGGCTGATGAAGGCACCAGCAAGATGAGCATAGTTATTTTCTGTGGCAGGTTTGTTTGCAGCCATTAGGAGTTGACAGCACACTCCAAGGGCATGGGATAAACAAGGGGGGTGTTTATCACACCCCACTAGACAGGGGGTGTCTTATGTTAATGCAGGCAGAATTGGAGAGAAAGCTAGGGCTTGCCTTGGGTCACTGCTGTCCCAACCACTGCTCCTCCACTGGGGTTGACTTCGGGTTGTATTGTCAACTTCCTGAGCTCAGGGGGTGTGTTGGTGGCCAGTGGAGGtctttccctgttttcttcaGTGTGCGTGCTTGGGGCCTGCAGCCCACTCCGGACCCCACAGACCTCACCAGTGATGGTGAATGAGGGCATGAGGTGAACATCGAGGACAGGGTGGGTGCAGAATCCTCCTGAGACAGGA from Bos mutus isolate GX-2022 chromosome X, NWIPB_WYAK_1.1, whole genome shotgun sequence encodes:
- the BCOR gene encoding BCL-6 corepressor isoform X6: MLSATPLYGNVHSWMNSERVRMCGISDDRKIPVNDGDASKARLELREENPLNHNVVDATTAHRIDGLAALSMDRTGLIREGLRVPGNIVYSSLCGLGSEKGREAATTTLGSLGFSSERTPEMQFKPNTPETVEASAVSGKPPNGFSAIYKTPPGIQKSAVPTAETLGLDRPASDKQSPLNINGASYLRLPWVNPYMEGATPAIYPFLDSPNKYSLNMYKALLPQQSYGLAQPLYSPVCTNGERFLYLPPPHYVSPHIPSSLASPMRLSTPSASPAIPPLVHCTDKSLPWKMGVSPGNPVDSHSYPHIQNSKQPRVPSAKAVTSGLPGDTALLLPPSPRPSPRVHLPSQPTADTYSEFHKHYARISTSPSVTLSKPYMTVSSEFPAARLCSSKYPKAPEGAESAQPVPGHTRKTAGQDRKDGSSPPLLEKQTVTKDVTDKPLDLSSKVVDVDTSKADHMKKMAPTVLVHSRAGSGLVLSGSEIPKETLSPPGNGCAIYRSEIISTAPSSWVVPGPSPNEENNGKGLPLKNKALDWALPQQRSSSCPRMGATDTVVTNVSGSVSSAGRPASASPAPNATADGSKTSRGSVDTTPSVIQHVGQPPTTPAKHSGSTGSKGAKASNPEPSFKANENGLPPSSIFLSPNEAFRSPPIPYPRSYLPYPAPEGIALSPLSLHGKGPVYPHPVLLPSGSLFPGHLAPKPGLPYGLPTGRPEFVTYQDALGLGMVHPMLIPHTPIEITKEEKPERRSRSHERARYEDPSLRNRFSEILEASGTKLHPEVTTDKNLKPSPSWNQGKTVVKSDKLVYVDLLREEPDAKTEANTSKPGFTAESVGQSTEPSKPPAEPALQPHRDFVTLRDELGRINDFHDAYAFKQAPGQSVFNLSKENVPAGTNKENLAMPVSTPFLEPTPGSDGPAVTFGKTQEEPKPFCVGGAPPSVDATPTYTKDGADEAESTDGKVLKPKPSKLAKRIANSAGYVGDRFKCVTTELYADSSQLSREQRALQRAMMRFSELEMKEREGGHPPTKDSEVCKFSPTDWERLKGSQDKKPKSVALEEAIADHNNSERCDYSAGSKHDPFEAPDDKDVSVEKYFLDRQPVSDPSADQVTPDMPNSPTLRADRKRKVSGDSSHTETTVEELPEDPLLKAKRRRVSKGLHPKKQRHLLHLRERWEQQVSAAESKPGRQGRKEVTQAAQPEVAAQGNNISEEKPGRKRAEAKGNRTWSEESLKSSDSEQGLPVFSGSPPMRSFSSTNLTGRKQSQPSCTAGSRLPAKQQKIKESQKTDVLCTDEEEDCQAASLLQRYPDNSEKPSGKRLCKTKHLIPQEPRRSLPLPGDYYVENADGKVTVRRFRKRPEPSSDYDLSPAKQDQKPLDRLQPLLPVSQTSQLPCSSSPPEATQSRPMPPEARRLIVNKNAGETLLQRAARLGYEEVVLYCLENKICDVNHRDNAGYCALHEACARGWLNIVRHLLEYGADVNCSAQDGTRPLHDAVENDHLEIVRLLLSYGADPTLATYSGRTIMKMTHSELMEKFLTDYLNDLQGRDDDDSSPNSSSNSNVSWDFYGSSVCEPDDESGYDVLANPPGPEDEDDDNDTCSDMFEFEFSESPLLPCYNVQVSVAQGPRNWLLLSDVLKKLKMSSRIFRCNFPNVEIVTIAEAEFYRQVSASLLFSCSKDLEAFNPESKELLDLVEFTNELQTLLGSSMEWLHPSDTGPDDHWKSSQTAGGSGHTQSKRDLQK
- the BCOR gene encoding BCL-6 corepressor isoform X7, yielding MLSATPLYGNVHSWMNSERVRMCGISDDRKIPVNDGDASKARLELREENPLNHNVVDATTAHRIDGLAALSMDRTGLIREGLRVPGNIVYSSLCGLGSEKGREAATTTLGSLGFSSERTPEMQFKPNTPETVEASAVSGKPPNGFSAIYKTPPGIQKSAVPTAETLGLDRPASDKQSPLNINGASYLRLPWVNPYMEGATPAIYPFLDSPNKYSLNMYKALLPQQSYGLAQPLYSPVCTNGERFLYLPPPHYVSPHIPSSLASPMRLSTPSASPAIPPLVHCTDKSLPWKMGVSPGNPVDSHSYPHIQNSKQPRVPSAKAVTSGLPGDTALLLPPSPRPSPRVHLPSQPTADTYSEFHKHYARISTSPSVTLSKPYMTVSSEFPAARLCSSKYPKAPEGAESAQPVPGHTRKTAGQDRKDGSSPPLLEKQTVTKDVTDKPLDLSSKVVDVDTSKADHMKKMAPTVLVHSRAGSGLVLSGSEIPKETLSPPGNGCAIYRSEIISTAPSSWVVPGPSPNEENNGKGLPLKNKALDWALPQQRSSSCPRMGATDTVVTNVSGSVSSAGRPASASPAPNATADGSKTSRGSVDTTPSVIQHVGQPPTTPAKHSGSTGSKGAKASNPEPSFKANENGLPPSSIFLSPNEAFRSPPIPYPRSYLPYPAPEGIALSPLSLHGKGPVYPHPVLLPSGSLFPGHLAPKPGLPYGLPTGRPEFVTYQDALGLGMVHPMLIPHTPIEITKEEKPERRSRSHERARYEDPSLRNRFSEILEASGTKLHPEVTTDKNLKPSPSWNQGKTVVKSDKLVYVDLLREEPDAKTEANTSKPGFTAESVGQSTEPSKPPAEPALQPHRDFVTLRDELGRINDFHDAYAFKQAPGQSVFNLSKENVPAGTNKENLAMPVSTPFLEPTPGSDGPAVTFGKTQEEPKPFCVGGAPPSVDATPTYTKDGADEAESTDGKVLKPKPSKLAKRIANSAGYVGDRFKCVTTELYADSSQLSREQRALQMEGLQEDSILCLPAAYCERAMMRFSELEMKEREGGHPPTKDSEVCKFSPTDWERLKGSQDKKPKSVALEEAIADHNNSERCDYSAGSKHDPFEAPDDKDVSVEKYFLDRQPVSDPSADQVTPDMPNSPTLRADRKRKVSGDSSHTETTVEELPEDPLLKAKRRRVSKGLHPKKQRHLLHLRERWEQQVSAAESKPGRQGRKEVTQAAQPEVAAQGNNISEEKPGRKRAEAKGNRTWSEESLKSSDSEQGLPVFSGSPPMRSFSSTNLTGRKQSQPSCTAGSRLPAKQQKIKESQKTDVLCTDEEEDCQAASLLQRYPDNSEKPSGKRLCKTKHLIPQEPRRSLPLPGDYYVENADGKVTVRRFRKRPEPSSDYDLSPAKQDQKPLDRLQPLLPVSQTSQLPCSSSPPEATQSRPMPPEARRLIVNKNAGETLLQRAARLGYEEVVLYCLENKICDVNHRDNAGYCALHEACARGWLNIVRHLLEYGADVNCSAQDGTRPLHDAVENDHLEIVRLLLSYGADPTLATYSGRTIMKMTHSELMEKFLTDYLNDLQGRDDDDSSPNSSSNSNVSWDFYGSSVCEPDDESGYDVLANPPGPEDEDDDNDTCSDMFEFEFSESPLLPCYNVQVSVAQGPRNWLLLSDVLKKLKMSSRIFRCNFPNVEIVTIAEAEFYRQVSASLLFSCSKDLEAFNPESKELLDLVEFTNELQTLLGSSMEWLHPSDTGPDDHW